cttaccgTGATTTTGATGTCCAGTTTTTTCCAGTCTGCcgaagatagcaaaataaacaaacacccgaaTTTCATgtgatacggtccactcagttacacagtttaatTGACCTTTTTTCTGTAGatgtctattgtccatctattgtccatttaaatcaatactactcacaacatgTATTATACCAGGGGAGATTCTCAAACCACtttcccaacttagtttattttagcaccttctgcaggaacgaaaaaactggatagcaaaatctagtaaagtttataatttgctaaaacataaaatgcatttagaatttatatatctagttcctgccattccTTAAAACCTTTGCAAGTGCataggtttgtctgtactcagagaaaAATTTGTGAGgtaaacacggccatatttttcaattccttatgatgaaccttaagttCATGTTTTACATCATAATTACTTTCCACACtaagttaacattttattttgtactcATAATACTTGTGTTGCATACAATTTTAccaatacattttattgattttatgtgGACTACAAACCATTGCttagaaagtaaaattaatttggtGTAGGTCTAGTCCAACTAAGGAGAGCATTTCTTTTCTCTTTGATGTATACTATATAAATAGGTTTCTAAAGCGGCAATTACCTGTTTAACAGTGGTTGCTACAAATGTAATCAGGgatttttatttaagagtttAAAAAATAGTGTCGAATTCCTTATacaggatatatatatacattatacaagCTTGTTTTCCACTAGCATATACCCCGCGGTATGAAGAACTTGTGACAAGGgtttcatatgaaataaaatttaaaaaataaaatgctccCACCCgccccatttttttcaaaaatttggatgAAAATCTACTAATTAATTTTAGTTGGCCTGAGGACAGCAATTAAGCTTTGTCACCAACGGAACCGTCAAAGAGTTACAAAGGTTCTTTATGTTCAAAGATCACAGTGTCCTCTCTACAGGAGGCATTGGATTTAACGTCCCAATTTTTAACCGATGTGACtgcttatttgtatatcttactcAGTCAATCTGATGATCAACTCTGTAGAGGGTTCCACTATCGGTCGGATAAAGACCAATGGTGCTATGATTACGCACtgatatataattatagaaCATCATGTTCCGATTtcattctgtattttattttattttcttctactTGCATatctttataatgttttaattgtgTGATCCGATTCATGTGCATGTCCATGGTGTATGAAAGtaaacaatcaaaattaaaacgTATCTGCTGAACATTGTAGTCTTGGAAAAAAAACTCATATCAGCTGCGTATCATTTTCTTACGTTCTATATGTTTAACTGTCATACTGAAACCTCAAATGATTACAACACGAAATATCAACAATGTTACTTTATGACAACAGCAACAGCGCATTAAAGTATATGTTGACTgtaaatcaaaatgaacgttaaaaCTTTTCTTTATTGCAAACGgtacatttttttgtctttcaaaaTATCTGGTCTTGagtgttaaatataaaattgattacAGATTCCTGTGTTTTGCTTTTTGAAATGAATATAACATATTTACCGCTACATATGTTCTTTTTCAGTTTAATTTCAGTCACTGAATCTGCTATCCACGAGTTGGACGTTTTCTGGCGATCAGGAACCGTTATATCATCCACACTTGCCTTCCCTACTTGCATTActacaataattgttttatatgaacaattttgttggattagatatataaaaaacaacatgaacaattcaagttttataaaacatatggtaactttgtaaatgtttttttaatgtttatattgcTATTTTTGTAAGCGCTCATTTCGTCATGTTGTGGTAACCgtttgtatattaaaaaagtcaatgtcatcaaatcaatttgaaatcaATATATGATGTCTGTATTATTTACGGTTCTTATACAAATGTCTGTGTAACAATGCTGCCTTTAAGATTAAACAGCTATCGGAAAGAtagcaaataaaaagaaaaccacattgatatttttttgaaaccttcatgtttaatatgttttaagtaAAAATGTAGAAAGAAATGAATCTTTTCAATTAACATTACAAGTTTACATTGCCTTGGATTACTCACGCCGATTTTATCACTCGTTGACTAGggatttgaatttttacttacGCCGATTTTATCAatcgttgatttttttctcggagttcagttatgatgcgattttactttttaagattttgtatggactttcaaattttagaatttgacttagattttcttttattttgctaTACTTTTGAACACAATAAACATTtagaaaataacaacaaatagaTGCTGTTTATGGTATTTGTTCAACATTATAAAGGacgaaaaaaaaagggggggagagtgtgtaaaattttcaaaatatatatcttattgcaaaatgtTAACCTCATCGTTAAGTTCTTTCCATTGCTGATGGTTTCTTTCATCAAGTAAATTGTCGCATAGGGAACCAAAAATctgaaaaacaaatgattttaatttgaaaaaatgttgcCCATTCATCATTTACATTGTATgtctaatttattttacttaatcttcaaaaatatagtttttttttgtgttattgataaaattacaaaatttgctTGGATGACATTTTTCTAAACAAAATACCAAcatatcaggtttttttttctgtaaatataaagctGTGTTCTGCCCTTTCAATTAAGTGCCCTATAATTTTAaccataacaaaataatgtgcttacaaatttatgattttaagGACATCTGATGTATTTCTAGTATGGTGTCAATTATGTTGTTAATAATTAAAGTAAGTTAGCTACATATTGAAgacaaattgtatttaaaaaggttcaagatatctttttttattacacgtatgattttaaatataccTATTTCATGAATTGTAAGGTAGATAATTATTCGACGCAAGATATTTGATCTTTTCGGTACAATTTACGTTAGGAGAATAATTAAATCCACACATtaaatgatattcattttcataCACTAACTTGAACTATCATTATCTGCTTTCATATATCGGTTGtacgttttatttttttggcggataattttacagtttgtttTCAGTCATTAGAAGATTTATTTAGTATTTGCTTAAAAATATCGTCCTATTCAATTTGATATAGGGTAATTGTGTTAATATTTTACGTTCACAGTCATTTCCaccatttttctatttattcaCAATTCATTTTACGTTTTAAAGGTTCTGGTAATTTGAAATAACAGTTCATTTATGTCTTGTATCTTCAGCGTTCCATATTAAATTTAGTTAGAATAATAAATGACCTATGCAACTCACCTCTAGTTGATCAACTTCAAGTTTATCTGATTGTACGGTTACATATTTAGCAATATTATTCAGTACATCTGATGATGTAAGCAGATCACCAGACCGCAACTCATTATTATCGTTTGTTATGTTCTCTAGATCTTTCAGAATAATGGTTAAATTATAGTCGCTCTCTCCAGACAATAGCTTAGATGTCtaaaatgtattcaatttttttacgATGACTATACTTTGTAACATTTGATTTAGATattcaaaaaatacaaatgtgcAAGTTGAATAAATGTCAATATTAATATCGTATACTAAGTATCTCTTATCATACGTTTCGTGCtcttcatcttctttttaatcaaaacatcaactcattatatatattaggCACATATTCTTTGGAGAGTTAAACATGCATACCAAATGGTTCGAATAAAGGAATTTCCTTAGAGAATATACTATAAACTGCTGCGTATAGACTTGTCTAACGTAAAACTATCGCGAACATATCagatatatatcatgaataaacaaaacaatgtcgTAATCGCAAATACAAGGTTTACCTGTTCTTTCAGTTGTTGTATTGATTTACTTATACAATGGATGTAGCTCGGTTCTTCCCACTTTCCACTAATACTACAGTATCTTGATGTATTACCCGTATATTCACCAGTACAAGGTAGGACAACTAGCGTGTTAGGCTCTGTTAACCTCCATGTAGTATTAAAGTTGTCCATATTTTCTCCACACAGATTTGTTGAATCTACAATAATATAGTAAAATAGTTTCTAAAAATGTTAAACTTATTCTCACAAAAGTTAACAAAATGATCTAGGCAAATACTGTTACAGTAGtaataaaagatttaataatGTGTGTATCTTCTGTTTCGTAAAGTTCTCAAGTAAATGAAAGGGATATCATGGCCAAAATCACAGAGTAGACTTCgggttatttcttttttttcagttagAAGAGAGATAATATTGAGTAAATCTATAAAAgtagaatatatatttcattagtGAAGTAAGATCACGGTTTCATTTGGTTACCAATCCGAGAACCGTGACCATAGATTTGTTAAAAATTCTAAACTAAATTAGTTGCAAATTCAAAACTAAAGCACAAGCACTTTCAATACTTAAGTACAAGCACATTCAATACTTAAGTACAAGCAAATTCAATACTGAAGTACAAGCAAATTCAGTACTAAATTACAAGCAATTCAATCCTAAAGTACGAGCAAATTCAATGCTAAATTACAAGCAATTCAATCCTAAAGTACAAGCAAATTCAATACTAAAGTACAAGCAATTCAATACTAAAGTACAAGCATATTCAATACTAAAGAACAAGCAAATTCAATACTAAAGTACAAGTAAATTCAATACTAAAATACAGGCAAATTTAGTACTAAGCACATTCAGAATTATAAATGTGAttcttattcaaatttagaataCAACTACAATCAATAAAGTAAAATAGATaatgaaaacaatgaaatgaaattaaaacaaatgtcattAGATGTCATAACCAGCACGAGAAATTATGTTTTAGTTGAAAACGAAGACACTCAAAAACTCATTATATCGTGATCAACAACTGATAATGCATTATCATTTCCTCAAAAGGAGGTTGGCAGCGGTAAGTGTGTTTGTACCCACTGATACAGTGTTGTAAATCCAGAAGCAGGAGctgttaaaaaaagtaaaacagtagcataaaaaaaaacaccaaaatgaGGCGGATTTGTGGGTTTACAATCGATATATACAATAAACTCTTACCTTAGATATATTCAGCTTCGTCCTTGTTAAGCAAGTGTTCATAGAATTGTGAGGAGTGCTTTAGCTGTAGAAATGTATATGCCGTGAAATCAAATTAAGACATGCCTgctatttttaataaaatattgcaagTCATCGTCTGATGACCCGTTGAATGGGATTGCGCTAAATAAAGATTTATAAGAGATAAGAGACAATTTAAGTAAAGAACATACACGTTGTGCATCAATTgttactataaaaaaatgttaatgctGAGGATTTCATGTACCGATTGATGTACATTAGAATCAAAGCAACGAGATAAGTACTTTTTGTTGATGATTTTAGAGAAGCACATATAATGTGTGTGCTTGCTGTAGCtagaatataaattttcatattgatgAATAGAATAATCATGTATGTTGATGAGTAAAGGATACATTTTCAGTTCTTGCTTCAGAGGATGTAGCTGTTCAGTGATAACGGGAAACTGGCGCTGTTCCTGTATTTTCACTCAATAATCTGTTAAATGCAAATTGAAACCTagattataaatgatttttaacattcattattcaattagttatcaaaggtaccaggataataatttagtacgccagacgcacgtttcgtctacataagactcatcagtgacgctcatatcaaaatatgtataaagccaaaatgtagaaagttgaagagcattgaggatccaaaattccaaaaagttgtgccaaatacggctgaggtaatctatgcctgggataagaaaatccttagtttttcgaaaaaatcatacttttgtaaacaggaaatttatcaaaatgaccacattattgatattcatgtattaaagccccagtcccactaaaccacgatcgcaccacgctcaccgcgatctaaaacaaatttagatcgtggtgaggtcgcggtatgagcggcatgaaaatgtaaattttcgttgctttcacgATGCTACTACGTCCTCTCTACGCTTCTACAAAGATCCCGCTACGATTATACCACGTTCTCACCGCGCTTATTCTGCGACCTCACTGCGCTTATCAAGATCTTTCTACGCTCTtcacgttctcactacgaccataccacgagttatccgattgcaacacgatcttactGTTATTATAACACGTTCTTACCACGATTATAATATCGATCGTAGATTTCTTGGAAACAATACAGTCATGCCACCAAAATCTACCAGAACACTGGGCATGGTGGTAGGAGTTGATGTAGAGGCATAGGGAGCAAAGTAACGAATCCTGATCAAGCAGAGATGTCGGACCGACCAATCCAACCTAACTTACAACCTATTGCTGGTCCATAAAGCTCAATGACGATATTTTAGTGAACGATAGCAGAGATGACATAGAAGtatcaatatatacaataagatgtgatatgagtgccaatggaataactcttcatccaagtaacaatttataaaagtaaaccattataggccaaggtacggccttcaacacggagccttggctcacatcaatCAGCACGCTATAAAGGACCCAAAATATTACCAGtgttaaaccatttaaacgggaaaaccaacggtctaatctatataaaaacgagaaccATGGTTGAGCCGTTAGAGCAAATGGATAATTACATTCAAACATACAAAATCTAGGGagcttttttatatcttttatgtgaaaatgacaatgagaatgatggtcgtagtgtgaacgtagtcaggtcgtaagaagagcgtgatgaggacggcaagggcgtgctagaatcgtactaGGGTCGTGAACAGCGTGGTATAGTGGAAGCTTAGTTGGGTCGCagtgagaacgtgatggtcgtagtgaggtcgTGATAACGTCGCTCTGTGATCGTAGCACAGTCTCTCCGAATAGAATCACGTTTTCGCTACGCTCTCGCTACGATtgtacagcgacctttgcgattTTACTACGATTTTAgtgcgctctcactacgcttctactacgacataatttcgccacgaccgcaccacgattgttatgaacatgttcaaagttggccacgctcttcacgatcttgaagacctcaccacgaccgtgatacgaccttactgcgatctacacgatcgcactacgttcatcaaaatttgcatttttttcacagatcgtagtgcgatcgtggcctagtgggactggggtattaacaagaaaatgaataatttgacCGACGATATATTCAGTTACAGTGTACGTCCTAGCAGATTGTGTATCCAGAAAAAAATTGAGGcgtacaaaatataattaaacaaatttagACATGCGCGTTACATTGATCATGTTATGTAATAaatatacttttgcaaacataAAAACTCATTCGCCATTTAAAAAGTGTGTCAATCAATGCGGCACATAGGTGGTTTTAGCTGGACAGCATACATGTAGGACAAATACTGATTTGTTTCTATGATTGATATCATTAAATGTAATTTGTCCGTCTTTGAATTACATCAAAACAGAAGAAGACTATGTTATTCACGGCATATATCAATCCAACATGAGATGTAAAACTTTGtcacatacatgtactagtattgaTAAGTCCAAAGATTTATGTATTAAGGCATTATTATACCTTATTCAATACTACATAACACGGCCTGTGACATATTAAGTTATAACAATCTGTCCACCAATACTTTGAATACAGTGCCATGtgacattttattatataaccGCCTTCATCTTTTACTGAAAAATAAGTTAAGGTAGATTAATTGTAAACATACATCTTGGATTGTATCTTAAAACACTTCACAATCGATCTAGATATTTTGTTATCTGCAAATGCTTTCCAACTTCGTACTTGAGTGGGATTTTTTAACGTTTGtttgataagtcttttgtagacgaaacgcgcgtttggcgcaactacaaaatttcaatcctagtTTTTATGATGAGTGTATATGTACCCGGTATGTCAATATAATATTTACGCCGATGTGGAACAAAAATGTACTCgctgtttgtttggttttttttatcaaataattaaaatttagttGAACATTTGCGTGAGTTGTATATATTAACCTTGATATTTCCGAAAACTGATCGACCAAAACATATAGTGAATACAGAATTTTAAAGGTCAGAGTAAGGTAATTATAAAACTTCAATTACACAACGTCTATGATTTCACCATTTCATACGTTGTTACAAAaacatttctttgaaaaatattaccgTTACGAAGCacttgactaaaattaatataagatagtaaaaattaaaacatataatattacGAATCGATTGTAGTGTGTAGTCTTTTAActataattaggtctttccacttttctgtggaaagacctattgtttttcttctgattatttttttttttttttttttcttccgcctaattttgttcttgcgataaacatttgtttcgcaatatgtcgcttagatattttgtatatgatatcgaacagtttatgcgcttttgaaatttaccctgcgtaaacaaatacttttctttgtaggagttatctccccaaacactgttttgcttgttagcgcatctcctttgCAACCCttaaagattatgacaaatttattttacaaaattgctcgttatatccttcgcatgatttgtcctattttgaccgaagcgatatgaccgctccatatgagagttatttccccttatgcatctgatataagtgatatgaatttctatcttataaaccataagtgatagagacctaggatcttttgatttgaggtccttggtcccaaaaaatgaaaattaggtcaaggtcaaaggtcaaggtcatattttaatatttgaatttggcttattttcacttatatccaaagactgtataagatatcaacaaattatttttactaaattgttagttgcgacatgtcgtaagatgtaaattttgattgcaagcgtacgttgaatgtgaacgggagttttctcccctcttgtattaaaaaatacgcgattggtgatataactcattaactaaatacaattaagacctatggtcttttgatttgaggtccttggtttatgaccttgaaattgatctcaaggtcatagcttaatttgacgttctagattttgacctttgcttttattctatatgtatacatgataaagatatacaacttttagaaaaaggtatcaaaccatttaaccttgaaaaaaaaaaccggaagtgaccttttgtaaaccggaagtagctattttttgtactttattaatataaaagtatatagaaccagatatttttggaatcagtttcaagtaaatatttaaatataatcggaagtaacatttttcaaaccgggagtaacaaattatctcccttatttaaaaaaaaatgtatggaaacaatatatttttggaatcagcttactaggagctatcatttgacaattgaaatgacattttaaacttagtttcacaacttttcatatcaaaaaggatggaaagaccttcaattgttctctgaattttcttttttttttcttctgcctaattttgttcttgcaataaacatttgtttcgcaatatgtcgcttagatatttggtatatgatatcgaacaattgatgcgcttttgaaatttaccctgcgtaagcgaaaacttttctttgtaggagttatctccccaaacactgttttccttgtgagcgcaactccttcgcaaacgtaaaatattatgacaaatttattttacaaaattgctcgttatatcctttgcatgatttgtcctattttgaccgaagtgatatgaatgctccatatgagagttatttccccttattcatttgatataagtgaattGCATTtataactggtaaaccataattgatagagacctaggatcttttgatttgaggtccttggtccaaaaaaatgaaaattaggtcaaggtcaaaggtcaaggtcatattataatttttgaaaatggctCATTTCCACTCATTTCCAAAAAACGTTTAAGATATcggcaaattattttttctaaatcgtTTGTTGtgacatgtcgtaacacgtaaattttgattgcaagggtacgttgaatgtgaaagggagttttctcccctttggtatttaaaaatacgcgtatggtgatataactcattaacta
This Mytilus trossulus isolate FHL-02 chromosome 14, PNRI_Mtr1.1.1.hap1, whole genome shotgun sequence DNA region includes the following protein-coding sequences:
- the LOC134697979 gene encoding adhesion G protein-coupled receptor B3-like yields the protein MDNFNTTWRLTEPNTLVVLPCTGEYTGNTSRYCSISGKWEEPSYIHCISKSIQQLKEQTSKLLSGESDYNLTIILKDLENITNDNNELRSGDLLTSSDVLNNIAKYVTVQSDKLEVDQLEIFGSLCDNLLDERNHQQWKELNDEVNILQ